One genomic window of Candidatus Brocadia sp. includes the following:
- a CDS encoding PAS domain S-box protein yields the protein MMENRGWAKGFVGFFKSIKVKLICYLILMTTLPILIVSSTAYNRGKKALNEKVVEKLTSIADLKKAQLSNWLQERMVDIGVLSTNKSLEVSFSNLLYLRKAFHTIDRMKESEIGEVYYKRLSEYLGKLKEKLIYCDEIAILDVENGETVISTTESNIGVKDGDYKYYLDVLVNNGIPLKDVHYSGYTKRIGMTLFGIMKRTDPITMEETEFINGVVLIRVNTNDAIGSLLQDWPGSGETGETLLVRRDGDRLLFLNNTRHLTDAALKMSIPVKTIVPESFMLDDEKEIIKAMDYRGLEVLLSFRYIPQLKWGLIVKQDTSEAFQPIAELKDQVISLAIVSVFIIVVIVFILAHGITQPILQLVQGANAIGKGNLGHRIPINSEDEVGILASEFNKMAEKLEESYAGLEQKIRERTAQLRESEGKYRESINLANDAIFTLDADSAQIVDSNKKAEELSGYLKDELRQKKIWDIVPEYDREKTRQLWMIINQAGSGMLDNVDYQHADGRLTPTSISGSAIEYGKRKTIQWICRDITERKKMELQLIQTERLAAVGELAAGVAHEVNNPLGGLQNFVKMMKKEPRNISQNLEFLDLMSEGLKRIEVIVKQLMAFSRPYSTHMSSHSLNEIVENSLRFVDHRIKEIGIRLEKILSPDLPEIYGDQDNISQVIINIIVNALDSMQNGGGLIIKTGYCDFQPSSIQVAISDTGSGIPEEILNKIFNPFFTTKEMGSGLGLAISKRIVDDHNGNIVVKSKLGEGTTFYVCLPVRKVTVLT from the coding sequence ATGATGGAAAATAGAGGGTGGGCAAAAGGTTTTGTAGGGTTTTTTAAGAGTATCAAGGTTAAACTCATCTGCTATCTCATTCTTATGACAACACTTCCTATCCTGATTGTAAGCAGTACAGCGTATAATCGTGGGAAAAAGGCATTAAATGAGAAGGTGGTTGAAAAGCTGACATCTATTGCGGATTTAAAAAAAGCACAACTCAGTAACTGGTTACAGGAAAGGATGGTTGATATTGGTGTGCTTTCGACAAACAAGTCTTTAGAGGTATCGTTTTCCAACTTGCTTTATTTAAGAAAGGCATTTCACACTATTGACAGGATGAAAGAATCGGAAATTGGCGAGGTCTATTATAAAAGACTTTCAGAATATCTAGGCAAACTCAAGGAAAAGTTGATCTATTGCGATGAAATAGCTATCCTCGATGTAGAGAACGGTGAGACCGTAATTTCCACTACGGAATCAAACATTGGGGTAAAAGATGGGGATTACAAGTATTATCTTGATGTGTTGGTAAATAATGGAATACCTTTGAAAGATGTCCACTATTCTGGATATACCAAGCGGATAGGAATGACCCTCTTTGGCATCATGAAAAGAACGGATCCAATTACCATGGAGGAAACAGAGTTTATCAATGGTGTTGTTCTTATCCGTGTGAATACAAATGATGCTATAGGATCATTGCTGCAGGACTGGCCTGGCAGTGGAGAAACGGGCGAGACCCTACTGGTACGACGCGATGGGGATCGGTTACTATTCCTTAATAATACGCGACATCTCACGGACGCGGCATTAAAAATGAGTATCCCTGTGAAAACAATTGTGCCAGAGTCTTTTATGTTGGATGATGAAAAAGAAATTATAAAGGCTATGGATTACCGGGGGTTAGAAGTCCTTTTGTCTTTTCGTTATATACCTCAGTTGAAATGGGGATTGATTGTAAAGCAGGATACATCTGAGGCCTTTCAACCTATTGCGGAATTGAAAGATCAGGTAATTAGCCTTGCGATTGTAAGTGTATTCATTATTGTTGTTATCGTTTTTATCCTGGCGCACGGAATCACACAACCCATTCTTCAGTTGGTTCAGGGGGCGAATGCGATTGGAAAGGGGAATCTCGGGCATCGTATTCCAATTAACTCAGAAGATGAAGTAGGTATACTTGCATCAGAGTTTAATAAGATGGCTGAGAAATTGGAGGAGTCTTACGCTGGACTAGAGCAAAAGATTCGTGAGCGGACAGCCCAGTTGAGGGAATCTGAGGGAAAATATAGAGAATCTATTAATCTCGCTAACGATGCTATTTTTACTCTTGATGCAGACTCGGCGCAGATTGTTGATTCAAATAAAAAGGCCGAGGAGCTATCGGGATATTTAAAAGATGAATTACGCCAAAAAAAGATATGGGATATAGTCCCTGAATATGATCGGGAAAAGACAAGACAGTTGTGGATGATAATAAATCAAGCAGGGTCTGGTATGCTGGACAATGTTGACTATCAGCATGCAGATGGACGACTCACGCCTACCAGTATCAGTGGAAGTGCGATTGAATATGGCAAAAGGAAAACGATCCAGTGGATTTGTCGGGATATTACAGAAAGAAAAAAAATGGAGTTGCAGTTGATTCAGACAGAACGCTTGGCTGCTGTGGGAGAATTGGCTGCGGGTGTTGCCCATGAGGTGAACAACCCGTTAGGAGGGTTGCAGAATTTCGTAAAAATGATGAAGAAAGAGCCCAGGAATATATCACAAAATCTGGAGTTTCTTGATCTGATGTCAGAAGGGCTAAAACGGATCGAGGTTATTGTAAAACAGTTGATGGCATTTTCCAGACCGTATTCTACGCACATGTCTAGCCATAGTTTAAATGAGATCGTCGAAAATTCCTTACGGTTTGTGGATCATAGAATCAAGGAGATTGGTATACGTTTGGAGAAAATTTTGTCTCCTGATTTACCTGAAATCTATGGAGATCAGGACAATATCTCACAGGTTATTATTAATATTATCGTAAATGCTTTGGATAGCATGCAGAACGGCGGCGGCCTGATAATTAAGACCGGTTATTGTGACTTTCAGCCATCCAGTATACAGGTCGCTATTTCTGACACTGGGTCGGGGATTCCGGAAGAAATTCTCAATAAGATATTTAATCCGTTTTTTACAACAAAGGAAATGGGAAGCGGATTGGGACTTGCAATCAGCAAGAGAATCGTAGACGATCATAATGGAAACATAGTAGTTAAGAGCAAGCTGGGCGAAGGGACAACATTTTACGTTTGCTTGCCGGTGAGAAAAGTAACGGTATTGACATGA